From the genome of Anomalospiza imberbis isolate Cuckoo-Finch-1a 21T00152 chromosome 18, ASM3175350v1, whole genome shotgun sequence:
GCTCAGCTGTCTGAGATGTACCTGCTGAAGCTCTTGCAGGCAGCAGGAGTGTGCGACTGTCAAAGCTTCTGAATTTCAGAAGAGAAGCAGAATGAGACCAGGCGTAGGCTGCAGCTGTAATCTGTGCTTGGTAGCATCCAAGTCCTCTCCCATGAGTCACACTGCTGAGAACATCGTGGATTCTCTTTAGcctcttgggattttttttttttttggccctGGACTGCAGTCTAATACTTGTTCCTCTTCTCATCTCCCTTTTGCAGATAAAATCATGTTTAATTTGGGTTGTTAAGAAGAAACCTAGAAAATCCACAGTTTTGGTATCCACAGATGTAGATACCTTCTGACATAGTTCATATTGTTAATTTTATGTGTGGCCTAGGGCTGGAAAATACTCTCTACCCTACCTACCCAATTAATCCCTGATGATAGCCCTGTCTTTTCTGCTGACATTGAcactctcttcctttctttctcttattATATTAGGAACAGCATTTTAATCCATGATTCTGCCTTGTTGTGAGGTTAATAACCTGACGAAAGTGCTGAAGTTTTCTTGTCCTTCCCTAAATTCCCTTGTCCTTCCCATCATGAGAACTATTGGCTCTATTCTTCCACTGtactgtttttctctcttccatttTGACAGCTCTTCGATGTTTTCTCTGCACCATGTTGCTTTTTCTCTCATGCTTTCATtgagctgctgcctctgaaCTCCCTTACGATTCATGTGAATCTTCTATAATCCTTTTTTGACTTTTTCTCATGTTGGGAACTTGCTGCTCCTGCATACTCATTCAACCTatgtctgtttttctgttttttcattcACCAAGGTTCTTTTGATTTGTTCTCTCTGAAACATTACTCATTCTCTGTTGCTTAGTTTCCAGCTTTAACTATCGCATTGCCAGTCCTCCCATGCTCTCACCCAGCCTTTCCATGAATTCAGTGTTTATTACTTCTACTGAAATGGTTCCTGTATTTTGCTCTTCTCCTTCCAAAACCTTTtgctctgcctctccctgcaAGTCTATTCTTGCCAGCTTTCCAGTCCTGATCCACTCCCAACAATGTCCTTTCTCCAGCAAAACCATTCTGATGGAAGTCTAATGATTTAGGCAATTTCTTCCAACATGAACACCCTGGATTTattatctccttttttttttctcctagtgTAATTAAATTCCATATGTGCAGACCCATCTTTACAGATTCTGAGTAAATCCTTTCCctctggtcttttttttcctgtgtgcagATTTCTGCTGATCTTATGCCAGTATGATATAGTAAGATGTGCCCATCTGCTCCTCTTGCCTCATCTTTCCTTCCTCTATTGctatctcttccttttttttcatggaTACATGATTCCTTGCTTCCTGTGTTTATATACCATTCAATTTACCCTAGAAATCTTACCTAGCTTCTGTAACTTTATTCCCTCATTCCTTGCCTTAATCTTTGCTTTTCCTCCAGTTCTTGCCCTTAAAACCAGCAGAACAGTTGCTCCAACATACTTTCTTATGCATCATCACAGATAAAATTCATCTGTTGTTTCCAGAATTCCCATTTGCTGGAGCATCTTCTCCTTGCCTCTTACTTGGCCTTGAGCTTTAATCTTTAAATCTTCAATGGCTGCTTTTCTCTATTGCATTAAACAAACCTCCTGTCTTCAGGACACTCTTATCTGTACCCAGACTCTCATGTTCTCACTACAGGGATTCCCATAGCTCATGCTTGTTACTGGAACAGCTACAGCAAGCATGGTTTTGCTTTATTATGTCACTTTTAAGGCCCAGGAAGAGAGACTGCCTTTTACAAGGCTATACTGTTCTCCTGTTACAAATCCCTcttaaaatttcttttgctAAAACTACCAAAATGCCCTTATCTTTCACAAGGTATTGTGTGCAATAAGGTTGTATGAGTGATAGGAAATTTGCCATTATATTCAAAAAAATCTAATGTTTACtagtgcttttaaaaaaaaaatgtaataaaataatttctttagcCCTGTAAGATTCATGAAACAGCGACCCTGTGAGTCTTAGCTCTTGAATCACCCACATAAGGCTTATGGGTCCCACTAGTGACAAAAGCCAAACAGCAACACTAATGAAGACATAACCTCCACTGCTGTCATCACCCGAGTGCTTACAAAACACTGAGTGGCTACTGcattttgtttgctgctttaTTGCACACTTTTAAATGGTCTGATGTTTGTACATCCCTAAAGCAGATGCTGTGTGTGTTGTTTCTTCTCACCCTTGTCTAGCAGCCAGGATTTCCTGCACACCCACTGCTAGACCCACTGTAATATTCTTGTTCTTGCAATGCTTTTTGATGCCAGTCTAAAGGTCACCTCGAAAGCGGCTGCTGTGGCAGACTCTGGTTTAGTCAAACCGCTGTGAAGCACAGCAACTCCCTGTGCAGCCACTGACACTGCTCTGGGTTTTTGGCCATGCAGCTCAGAACAGAAAGAACTGTGGTGTATCTGGCTCTATTCAAGAGTCAGTCAGTCTCATGTCTGGTTGTGTTGGTGCTTCTCACTGTCTCACTGTAGTTTGTGGATGTTGCTAAAACAGGTCATAATTTAAATAACTACTAAGTATTTTAGGTATTAATGCTTCACAGATTTTATGTTTCCAACTTCCTCTAGTAAGTGGAGTGTGcacagttaaaagaaaaataaccaaCAGATTTTTGTTGAATGCTTGGTTTATAAGAAATACTATGTTTTCATGATAAGTTCCTACGTTTCCCTAAATATTGGATGAAGCCTGTATGCTAAATTTTGGCTGGGTGATATACTTAGCTGGTGGATATCCCTAACCAGCATAATTTGTATTGTGGTACTGCTAAAGTTTGTTGGATATTTTCCAAACAATACACAAAGATGTTTAAGCTAATGAATGTAATATCTCACTGCAGCAAATCTGTTCTGTCCCATGTCAGGCAGACTCGATCATACACTGATGTATGATCATACACTTGCTGTATAGGTCTATGCCTATACAGCAAGTAATTTTCTTTGGGTTCTCCCTTATCTCTTTGTAAAACTTCCTTTGCCATGTATCACAAAATGGTGTACCTAGGTGGCAATTCTTTTAGTTGAGCTCAGATTTTATGCCACAAATCTGAGTATTTCTATAAAATCACAGTAGGAAACAGCAGATGAGAACCTAATGGACCCACCAATTGTTCTTCTTGCAAGGGTGCTaaaagcagctggagctggcaaCAGTCAGTGCTGGTGACACTAAGGAGCTCATGGTATGGCACCAGTTCTGATCAGTGCCTTTCTCATCCCCTGCCTTGGACTGAGTTCCGgattaaactttttaaataattgttcTTTCACCTTCTTTGACAACTTTTATTGTAAGAATCCCATCCTTACACAGCAGCTTCTGTTATTTGGTATTGTTTACTGTGGCCAAGGTCCTGTGCCATGAATATGCATTTCTTGACTCACTTTGCTGTTCCTCTCATTTTGGTATCTTTTGCACAGACATTAATAATTTCTTCGCTCTGTTTTGGGGAGTTGGTATAGAGGATAGGTCCTATTTCTCAAATAGAGATCAAGATGGAACAAGTAAACAACGATTCCAAACACTCAGCTAATTATATAATGACACTTCTTTCTTCACTCATCTGACTAACAGAATACATGTTTTAACTGCTGCAAAAAATAAACCTCAAATTCATCAgctttctctgctgttttcttgTTCAACAGCTACATCTGGCCCATCCTTTGTTTTGTGTGAGATTATAGTGCCTTAATGTGTAGTTGAAAGTTTTGTCATAACTTGAACATACCTCCTTGTCTTTCAGGTTTCAATGATTGTATAAAGAGAATGACAGTAATATCTGTGGCCacagttttaaaataactttcttCTGCTAAAAATGGACTTCAATTCCCATGcattaaaaagtaatttctgtgaAGTTATTTCAACCTTGCATTTCTACAGCATGCATGTCTTGGAGTCTTTCGTGGATGCTTCCTAGATCCAAAAATCTGGACCGATTTTCCCATTTCTTGTGAGCCtcagttcttttatttttctctctctcccttaaaaaaaaagcctgctTAGTAGAACACTTTATTTCTTCCTCAGTAAATGCCTTGGGTATGTCCTGATATATCACACTCCCTTGTGTCTTCTTCTCTTTCATTAATAGTATAAAAATTATTGAAAGTTAAAACATGCAGAAATAAGGTTTTGTTAAAGTACAGAAATTCTCAGTGGATGTGTATAATCAGTAGAAACTGCAGTAGCTTGGCTTACACTTGTAGGTGCCACTTCTTACTAGACTTGCTTGAGTTTGCTTTTACATGGGTGTAAAAGCTTTTTACTCTGTGTGAATGGGTAGGTGGTCATGAATCTAAATTATCAGACCACTTGCACTTGAGGGATAATACAGCTTTGTGCCTACAACTCCAGCTGAaattcctgctgccagcagcatgcTGTGTGCAGTCTCTGTGCTGTGAGAGTCACAGCCACTGGTTTTGTTCTCAGCTTAGGAGTCACTGCCTTTCTCCAAGATCGAGGGGGAAACATCTTTCCAGGCAGGTTCTGTAACTCTGTGTTCCACGGTGACGTGTCAGCAGCTCATGAATCCAGAGACAATGCTTGGATCTTTCCTTATGGAAGCGTTTACAATTCAGTTGTGGTGGTGTGTCATTCTCCTTCCTATGGCTCTTCTCCCTCTGCTGCCATAACTTGGGAATGGGGAAAGTGCTGGGAAAAGGGATAAGTGTTTatattacacacacacagatcagTTTGCACAAGCTAGGAGTGATGGATAGGGGCAAAGAGCGAGCCTAGATATGAAACCAACAATAATGACTGGTTTTATTGGCTACAAATGGGTGGTCAGAACAAACTCTCAGCTTAATGGGCTTCAACACTTTAACATGGTAACCAGAGCAGAATTTTGTTCAGGTCTCCTCCCTACTCCAGGAATTGGTAGCATTCCTCTTTTGATAATGGCAATAGATCACCATTAGGTCAGGATTTGGGACATGTTAATCTTATCTTGTGGGAAAAGCTACTCTAGTGATGACAAAACAGCCCATCTATATCATCAGACTTAAAACCCCCATGTTTTCTTAACATTTTGAGTCTTCAGTTGTCAGGAGAAGGCAAATATGTTAGTTTAGACACACAGATACAGTATAATCTGGTCATTTGAAtaatgagattttttaaaataaactttacaCAAGTGTACAAGTGAAAGGAGGCAATAAGGCTTTCCACTAGAGTAACTGAAAATGCACTTACCTAATTAGAAACTTAAAACACTTATATGTTTAATATGAAATCTGATTTTAAGAATCCAACAAATTCTAGACTGCCTTATTTTCTGAGTGTATTCCAAGAAAAAGTAAACCTGGTAAGAGGAAGTTTATCTGTATGTAGCCAGGGCAGAAAACTGCAGTAATAGTTTGTGAAGTttcctgaattttaaaaagtattgaTTGTTAACAtgagagatttttttcactgtgtaTGGGAAAACTTACTCAAATACACAAAACTTTTTTACTGTAGTtcctgtttaaaaagaaaatttactacTCTGCTTTACAAAGCAATAATATAATCACCTCATTGTGCTACTACTTGAAATAGTGATATCCAAATATTATTGCAATATGAGCAATAGGAATGACTAGAagtcagggggaaaaaaaataaagagtgtAAAACTAATGTGTATTTACATACTCCTGGTCTTTCCTATAATGAGATTCtactttacattttttttgGTCTTAAACATATTAATGAATGGCAAACAAAATAGTTGATATGTAAAACACTGTGGAATATGAATGATGCATCTGAATGTGTTACAGAAATATGCAATAGGAAATATGCTACAGAATGTATGAGCTGAATGAAAATCAAAGATTGTTCCTGAGAGAGTCTTTCTACCCAACCATTTGTCATAAATGTTTGAGGCAAGTAACATCAAGTTTAAAAAAGATCTGCTTGTCTTATATGGTCATAAAATCTCCAGATTGATCCTAAGACTGCTGCCTTTTGGCAGGAATATGTGCCCTCTTGCTGCTCGTTGCTAGCAAGCCTCTTTTGTTCAGGATGGAACTGAGAGAATAAAGAGAGAGAGTCTTATGTGTTTCTTGCAAAATTCTTCACCTGTAAATACCTCCATGCATAGAAAATGTCATAAAGAATTCAGCAAGTGGTTTTATCAATGACATGAAAATGAGGCCTGTGATGATGAGGATTTAAAGGAGAACCAGTTTGAAATGTCCCGAACGTGTCAGAATAAGTGTGATTAGTGGAAGCAGCTCTGATTTTTATACAAGTAAAATAAGAATCTGGCCTGATATCTAATACAGGAATTTCATTCTCTCTGCCTGGTTAGAAAGTTATTCATTAAGAAACAGCTTCCTCAAttctaatttttcattttctgtgattATTGGAAAAAGTGACTCATTTGAAGAAAGTGTAACTCCTCACTTGGGAGGGTTTTTCTTTCCACATCTTCAGAGTAAGTAAAGTTGTGCTAATTACAATTCTATTAATGTGTACActagtttttaaatttttcactGATTAATCTGTTCTTCACGAGCTAATGTCGTGTCATACAAAGACAAGTATGATAAATATAGCTGATATTAAGACTCCTGTAGAATTTCAGACCAGGTAAAAGCAATACATGGTGCCTTTGGGGCAAAGGATTTGGATGTCTTTACATTTAAGATGCTTAATTTGCCAGTCTGTTCAAGCACTGTGGTCCCTATAGACAAAGACAAGAGACAAGGACTTCAAACTGCTATGAAGAGGTGACTCTCTGTGCCAACTGATAGTTTAGAACAGTTCAGAGTCAGATTAGTTTAGAATATAATTCTAACCATATTCCAATAATATGGTTAGTTAGAAAGTTAAGTACATGAGGTTGCAAGTAGTTGTAGTTATACTTTTTTTCTCACAAAAGCTTGAGGCTCAACATCTGGCTTGGAACATTCTATCTCTCTCCTGGTAGTGTGGAATCATTCTCTTTAAtatgtgttttaatttattgtCACATCTACATTTAAATATTGGTAAGTTCAAATAGGGAAACTTAAAAAGGCTTGTAGAGCAACTTTGAAAATGGTGTTGGGAGACTtagttttattaaaatgtaGTAGAAAATTATCTTTAGTAGACTCTGCAAGTTTCTGTAAGGATCTCAGTACCGTGTACTTTGGTTTGCAAATACACTCACTGAGGAGCCTCCAGGCACAAGTAACCAGGCAGCAGAAGAGGTGCCAAGGTGTCCTAGGGCAGCACTCAGGGAGGAAGCTGTGACATCTGTGATTCCGCTGCCCACTGTGCTCAGAGCTTAGTGGGAGCAGCAAGCCCTTGCTAGGAGAAAGGCAAATGATCACCAGTCAGCTGTTAGTAATGTGTTTTCCCTCTGCCAGAGTAactgcttcctgctgctgccttctgcagAGTTCCAGCTAGTAGGCTTAAAGTCTAATCTGGGAAAGAATAATTGCTCTAACAGTCACTGAAAAGCTCTCTGCCCTTGCTTGGGATGGTGTTTCCTGTGCTTTGTGTATGAAAAATTCATCTTGTAGTCACTGTTCTCTTTTACTGTAGCTCAGAATTTTCCTGTATTGAAATGGAAAGAGAGGAGGCTCAAAACCATTTAGCTTGGGTATGGAAAGAAGCTTACAAAGTTTGCATCTCTTTATTGATTAAGCAAGACGCAGGTACTGTGTTTAACAATACTGTTctccaaggggaaaaaagaaaagagctgATTACAAAGATCAGTAACTCTTCTTTTCTCAAATTCATGAAGCAAAGTTAATCAGCAtcttttgtttcttaatttaGTTATTTAAATGTTCAGTGGAGATAGATAAGATGAAAGAAAACTCAGGAGGACATCTGTCTGAATATAAGATATTGATATAAATAGAGAGGCTGGGAAAAGTAGTTGTGAGTTTTCATTTTCTACTTCAGACAAACCAGTCAGAACAGAACTGTGCAGGAAAAGCACTGCCATAAGCTCTTGCTGAGGGAGAAACTGgggcacagctcagcactgtTTGTTTTCACGTAGGTTTAGAtaataaaaaacacagaaagctGAAAGGGAGATTTGATTTACTATTGTTCAGAAACCACATTTTCTTCGTCTGTGAGTTTCAGCTGTCCCTATGCTTTTACTATAACTTTagatatttgcttttctttacatttttttccatctgtatTTTCCATTTGGCATAATAAAAGGTTTGGAAGTCTAGAAGTGGAGTAAAAAGTGAGCGGCTTGCTGCAAGGAAGCGGACTCTctcattcatttattttcccATTGTTTGGCAGGTGGAAAGCACAGATTTACAGAGCTGAACTGGATCAGCTGAAGAAGTGggggaagagaaacaaaacaagtaCAGTACCAGTGAAAAGAGCTTCAGCTTTATCTTGCAGCATCACCACAGCAACCAGAGAACACAATCAGAAGAAAAGGCTACAGCAGAGAAGGCAAAAGTGCAGCTTCTTACCTTTGGACAGAAGGCAGCAAAATCATTATGCAGAACAGAAATGGTATTTGATGGCTTTAGACAAACTGTGGCAAAGGGAAGCGTCCCATCATTAACAGGAATGTGCCACAGTTCATGCACTGGAAAGGGGAGTGCCATGAGATCTGCTGAAGAGACTATTTCTGTGGCTGCATACCTACATGGGTTTGCACCCTTGCTGGGACTCAATTAGGTGGCTGTAGGCATCGGGGATCATCAGGTATTGGATAGTGACCTTTATTCCATTCGGGGTGTACCTGGCAGGAGAACTGAAAGACACTGCAGATCTTTTTGAGAGACGCCACCAGAGTGAGCCAATCTGCACCCCTTCCCTCTGTACCTGCCTGCTGTACCATGGGATGTCGGCAAAGCTCTGAGGAGAAAGAGGCAGCGCGGCGGTCCCGTAGGATTGACCGCCACCTGCGCTCTGAAAGTCAGCGACAACGAAGAGAGATAAAACTCCTCCTCCTGGGCACCAGCAATTCTGGGAAGAGTACTATTGTAAAGCAGATGAAAATCATTCACAGCGGTGGCTTTAACTTGGAGGCCTGTAAGGAATACAAACCTCTGATTATCTATAATGCAATTGACTCTCTCACACGTATCATTCGGGCTCTGGCCACCCTCAAGATAGAATTTCACAATCCTGACAGAGCATATGATGCAGTGCAGCTTTTTGCCCTGACAGGCCCAGCTGAGAGCAAAGGGGAGATTACCCCGGAGCTGCTGGGGGTGATGAAGAGGCTGTGGGCAGACCCCGGTGTGCAGGAGTGTTTTTGCCGCTCCAACGAGTACCACCTGGAGGATAACGCTGCCTACTACCTGAACGACCTGGAACGGATCGCAGCCCTGGACTACATCCCCACGGTGGAAGATATTCTGCGGTCTCGGGACATGACCACAGGGATTGTAGAAAATAAGTTCACCTTCAAAGAGCTGACTTTCAAAATGGTGGATGTGGGTGGACAGAGATCTGAACGCAAAAAGTGGATCCACTGTTTCGAGGGGGTTACAGCAATAATTTTCTGTGTGGAGCTGAGTGGGTATGACTTGAAGCTGTATGAAGATAACCAAACAGTAAGTGCAACTTCTGCtccttgttctctttccttcttttcccttctccttcatCAGTATTTGGTCTTTTatctccccctccttctttcactcCCAAGGCAGTAATCCCCAGTCATTAGGAAAACCTGGAAGCTATGGTTCCTTTATTTGGATAGTTTTCCCCACTGGACAGTTAGTTATTTAATGTTACTTTTGGGAAATGGAGGTGCTCTTCACATGAAaccaattttaaattttttggtgcCTTTAGCTAAAAGTTTACTTGCTTAACTGTTACTTCAAACACCAGTTAAAAAGGTAGGCAGTAGTAACATCCTGGTGTACAGGATTGGACACCATGAAGGTCCTGGGAAATGTCAAAGGTAAAATAATAGTAAGTAACAgtttcctcccctttttttcccaggattttcaATAGGAATTTGggatgaaattaattttaaaaattaattaaacatgCTTTCTAATTAGTTtgacatttttatatttaaaattttctttgtttcttgtTAAATGGCCAGTTTGCCTTGTCCAAAGAACAGCCATTCCCATTTAATAGTCTTTAATGTTGTAAGCTTCTGGTGTTCACAGCACACAAACACAGTAGCCATGGGAAATATATGAATGCTTACAggtacataaatatatatttgctgTGACTTTCAAAGTGCTTGAATTAAGCTACACAGGGGTTTTActtgaaattacttttctgaCAGCCATGTAAAACATGGTGTTTAAGAGAAGGGAGTTTATGGGTAGGGATGCATGATGGCCCCTTTTTGTTGGTATAGCTTATCACATATGTAGTATTTCCCTATCCTTATCTTCCGTAGTGCTTTTACTCACTATTCTTATCTCCTGTAGTGATTTTTATAAACAGCACTTCTATTTTCTGTACTATTCTCATGAGCCATTTCACTGTCCTGTGCATGGACTTACCCTTCATTATCTGGAGATTCTTTTCTTGGCATTAGTGTCTTCCTATTGTAAAAGATTTCTGTATCTGCTTTTTTGTTTAGTAACCTCTTCTTGACATGAGAGAAGCGTTGCCACTAATTCTTTCTCCTCATTTTCAGACATATTAGGAAAAGTATTTAATATTAGAGCCTGACTAGGAGTTTCTTGCAATTCTTTTGACTTTTCCTTACTTGCCTTACTGTTcagatttaaaaatcaaaaagaactACCTAAA
Proteins encoded in this window:
- the GNAZ gene encoding guanine nucleotide-binding protein G(z) subunit alpha, with the protein product MGCRQSSEEKEAARRSRRIDRHLRSESQRQRREIKLLLLGTSNSGKSTIVKQMKIIHSGGFNLEACKEYKPLIIYNAIDSLTRIIRALATLKIEFHNPDRAYDAVQLFALTGPAESKGEITPELLGVMKRLWADPGVQECFCRSNEYHLEDNAAYYLNDLERIAALDYIPTVEDILRSRDMTTGIVENKFTFKELTFKMVDVGGQRSERKKWIHCFEGVTAIIFCVELSGYDLKLYEDNQTSRMAESLRLFDSICNNNWFINTSLILFLNKKDLLAEKIRRIPLTVCFPEYKGQNTYEEAAVYIQRQFEDLNRNKETKEIYSHFTCATDTSNIQFVFDAVTDVIIQNNLKYIGLC